One Polaribacter reichenbachii genomic window, TAATTTTAAAGCACTTTTTGAATCTATAGAAAGAGAACAAGCCAAAAGAGGAACACTTTAAAAATAGAATCTAGACAAAAAGAACCAAGAATCAAGATAATAACGCTTAATTCTTGGTTTTATTATTACCAAATTTCAAAAGTATTTTGTTATAATAAAAAATACTTCATCTGGAAAGATAAAACAACTTTCAATTTTTATATTAAATTGCAATCTCAAAGTCCCAAAAATCAAAATCATCTTGTTTCTTGGTTCTAATAAATCTTGAATTTTTAAAAAATGAACAGAGACGAAATTTTAAAAGCAATAGAAGAAAAATACAATAAATTAGGTGTTCCTGTAGATGCAATGTTAGAGGGGTTGTTGCATAGTACGCCAATTACTTATTGGGATTATATTCAAACAGATGCTTTGTTGGGTTTGCAAACTCCAAGAACAAATCAACCAGATGAAATGGTGTTTATTATGTACCATCAAGTAAATGAGTTGTTGTTTAAAATGATTTTGTGGGAAATAGAACAAGTTGCAAAACCAATTGAAATATCCACAGAAAAATTCTCAATGCATTTAAACAGAGTTAGTCGTTATTTTGATATGCTTTGCAACTCTTTTAATGTGATGACAGATGGAATGGAAAGAGAACAGTATCTTAAATTTAGAAATACGCTAACACCTGCAAGTGGTTTTCAATCAGCACAATATCGTAAAATTGAATTTGCATCCACAGAATTGATCAACCTAATTGATGCAAATTACAGAGAAACCATCAATAGGCATTCTTCGTTTAGAAATGCATATAATCATTTGTATTGGCAAGCAGCAGGTAAAAATTATACTACAGGTCAAAAATCTACTTTATTAAATCTTTTCGAGAAAAAATACAAAGGAGAATTCATTGATTTTATGGAAGATTATAATGATATAAATCTTTCGTTAAAGTTTAAACAATTGCCAATAGAAGATCAGCAAAATGAAGCTTTAATAAAAGCAATGCGTCATTACGATTATACTGTAAATGTAAAATGGGTAATGGCTCATTACAACGCAGCAAGTAAATATATTGGTGGTAGCGATTCTGAGCTAAAAGCTACAGGAGGAAGTAATTGGCGTA contains:
- a CDS encoding tryptophan 2,3-dioxygenase family protein, which translates into the protein MNRDEILKAIEEKYNKLGVPVDAMLEGLLHSTPITYWDYIQTDALLGLQTPRTNQPDEMVFIMYHQVNELLFKMILWEIEQVAKPIEISTEKFSMHLNRVSRYFDMLCNSFNVMTDGMEREQYLKFRNTLTPASGFQSAQYRKIEFASTELINLIDANYRETINRHSSFRNAYNHLYWQAAGKNYTTGQKSTLLNLFEKKYKGEFIDFMEDYNDINLSLKFKQLPIEDQQNEALIKAMRHYDYTVNVKWVMAHYNAASKYIGGSDSELKATGGSNWRKYMHPKYQRRIFYPYLWSKEELENWGTF